In Streptomyces sp. NBC_01439, the following are encoded in one genomic region:
- a CDS encoding bifunctional MaoC family dehydratase N-terminal/OB-fold nucleic acid binding domain-containing protein: MTADDADADVNDADTAGGTAATGAETGVVAGAEEAARFHTLLAAFEGQPAATAARGKDVVNEPMIRHWCEAMGDANPAYTGPDAIAPPTMLQAWTMGGLSGHADRSSAYDELLALLDGAGFASVVATDCEQEYHRPLRPGAAITFDAVIETVSPRKTTKLGTGHFVTTRMDVQADGELAGTHRFRILKYAPAAGPVRRPPAQRPPSQRPRPVVNRDNQGFWDGVRDHKLLIQRCSSCAALRFPWLPGCNACASPDWDAVEASGAGTVFSYVVMHHPTFPAFDPPYAVALVELAEGVRMISNITGVPHDKVRIGLPVQLEFLRVDAGLELPVFRGSEG; this comes from the coding sequence ATGACGGCGGACGACGCGGACGCGGACGTGAACGACGCGGACACGGCCGGGGGCACGGCAGCGACCGGAGCCGAGACCGGGGTCGTGGCCGGGGCCGAGGAGGCTGCCCGGTTCCACACGCTGTTGGCGGCCTTCGAGGGGCAGCCGGCCGCCACCGCGGCCCGGGGCAAGGACGTGGTCAACGAGCCGATGATCCGCCACTGGTGCGAGGCGATGGGCGATGCCAACCCCGCCTACACCGGTCCGGACGCCATCGCGCCGCCCACCATGCTCCAGGCCTGGACCATGGGCGGCCTCTCCGGCCACGCGGACCGCTCCTCCGCCTACGACGAGCTCCTCGCGCTCCTCGACGGCGCCGGCTTCGCCTCCGTGGTCGCCACCGACTGCGAGCAGGAGTACCACCGCCCCCTGCGCCCCGGCGCCGCGATCACCTTCGACGCCGTCATCGAGACCGTGTCGCCCCGCAAGACGACCAAGCTCGGTACCGGCCACTTCGTGACCACCCGCATGGACGTCCAGGCGGACGGGGAGCTCGCAGGCACCCACCGCTTCCGCATCCTCAAGTACGCGCCCGCCGCCGGACCGGTGCGGCGGCCCCCGGCACAGCGGCCCCCCTCGCAGCGCCCCCGCCCCGTGGTCAACCGCGACAACCAAGGGTTCTGGGACGGGGTGCGCGACCACAAGCTGCTGATCCAGCGCTGCAGTTCCTGCGCCGCCCTCCGCTTCCCGTGGCTCCCCGGCTGCAACGCCTGCGCGAGCCCCGACTGGGACGCGGTCGAGGCCTCCGGCGCCGGCACGGTGTTCAGTTACGTCGTCATGCACCACCCGACCTTCCCGGCCTTCGACCCGCCCTACGCGGTCGCACTCGTCGAGCTCGCCGAAGGGGTCCGGATGATCAGCAACATCACCGGCGTGCCCCACGACAAGGTGCGCATCGGTCTCCCCGTCCAGCTGGAGTTCCTGCGCGTCGACGCCGGCCTCGAACTCCCCGTCTTCCGCGGGAGCGAGGGCTGA
- a CDS encoding SigE family RNA polymerase sigma factor: MTTPVCTLASNPTPYPSFSAYVRTRGTVLMRTARSLTANPCDAEDLLQTALAKTYVAWDRIEDHRALDGYVRRTLVNTRTSQWRKRRVDEFACDELPEPEAVPAGDPAEAQALRDAMWRAVTRLPDRQRAMVVLRYYEDLSEVQTAELLGVSVGTVKSAVSRALGKLREDPELTPVR; this comes from the coding sequence ATGACCACGCCTGTGTGCACACTCGCCTCGAATCCGACGCCGTACCCGTCGTTCTCGGCGTACGTCCGGACCCGCGGCACGGTCCTGATGCGCACCGCGCGCTCCCTCACCGCCAACCCGTGCGATGCGGAGGACCTGCTCCAGACCGCCCTCGCCAAGACGTACGTGGCCTGGGACCGGATCGAGGACCACCGCGCCCTGGACGGCTACGTCCGTCGGACCCTCGTCAACACCCGTACCTCCCAGTGGCGTAAGCGCAGGGTCGACGAGTTCGCATGCGACGAGCTCCCGGAGCCCGAGGCGGTCCCGGCCGGCGACCCCGCCGAGGCGCAGGCGCTGCGCGACGCGATGTGGCGCGCGGTGACCCGGCTGCCCGACCGGCAGCGGGCCATGGTCGTCCTGCGGTACTACGAGGACCTGAGCGAGGTGCAGACGGCGGAGCTGCTCGGGGTGTCCGTCGGTACGGTCAAGAGCGCGGTCTCCCGCGCGCTGGGCAAACTCCGCGAGGACCCGGAGCTCACGCCGGTCCGGTGA
- a CDS encoding lipid-transfer protein, whose protein sequence is MSVRTRDDLGGRAAIVGIGATEFSKDSGRSELKLAVEAVHAALDDAGLTPADVDGMVTFTMDTSPEITVAQAAGIGDLSFFSRIHYGGGAACATVQQAALAVATGVAEVVVCYRAFNERSGRRFGSGVQQREPSAEGAALGWSLPWGLLTPASWVAMTAQRYLHTYNLTPEAFGHVAVTDRRHAANNPAAYFYGKPITLADHAASRWIVEPLRLLDCCQETDGGQAVVVTRAERARDLRHAPAVITAAAQGAGRRQEGMTSFYRDDLTGLPEMDVVARQLWRTSGLRPSDIDVGILYDHFTPFVLMQLEEFGFCAPGEAADFVAADALPLNTHGGQLGEAYLHGMNGIAEAVRQLRGTSVNQVAGASHALVTAGTGVPTSGLILGADS, encoded by the coding sequence ATGAGCGTCCGCACCCGCGACGATCTCGGCGGCCGCGCCGCCATCGTCGGCATCGGAGCGACCGAGTTCTCCAAGGATTCCGGCCGCAGTGAGCTCAAGCTCGCCGTCGAGGCGGTGCACGCCGCCCTGGACGACGCCGGACTCACCCCCGCCGATGTCGACGGCATGGTCACCTTCACCATGGACACCAGCCCCGAGATCACCGTCGCCCAGGCGGCGGGCATCGGGGACCTGTCCTTCTTCTCCCGCATCCACTACGGCGGCGGTGCTGCCTGCGCCACCGTCCAGCAGGCCGCCCTCGCCGTCGCCACCGGGGTCGCGGAGGTCGTCGTCTGCTACCGCGCCTTCAACGAGCGCTCCGGGCGCCGCTTCGGCTCCGGGGTCCAGCAGCGGGAGCCCTCGGCGGAAGGGGCGGCGCTCGGCTGGTCGCTGCCGTGGGGGCTGCTGACTCCCGCCTCCTGGGTGGCCATGACCGCCCAGCGCTACCTGCACACCTACAACCTCACCCCCGAGGCGTTCGGGCACGTCGCGGTCACCGACCGCCGGCACGCCGCGAACAACCCCGCCGCCTACTTCTACGGCAAGCCCATCACCCTCGCCGACCACGCCGCCTCGCGCTGGATCGTGGAGCCGCTGCGGCTGCTGGACTGCTGCCAGGAGACGGACGGCGGCCAGGCCGTCGTCGTCACCAGGGCCGAGCGCGCCCGGGACCTGAGACACGCGCCCGCCGTGATCACCGCGGCCGCGCAGGGCGCCGGGCGCCGCCAGGAGGGCATGACCTCCTTTTACCGTGACGACCTCACCGGGCTGCCGGAGATGGACGTGGTCGCCCGCCAGCTGTGGCGGACCAGTGGGCTACGGCCCTCGGACATCGACGTCGGCATCCTCTACGACCACTTCACCCCCTTCGTGCTGATGCAGCTGGAGGAGTTCGGCTTCTGCGCGCCGGGCGAGGCCGCGGATTTCGTGGCCGCGGACGCGCTGCCGCTCAACACCCACGGCGGCCAGCTCGGAGAGGCGTACCTGCACGGGATGAACGGCATCGCCGAGGCCGTCCGCCAGCTGCGCGGTACCTCCGTCAACCAGGTCGCGGGGGCGTCACACGCTCTCGTCACGGCCGGTACCGGGGTCCCGACCTCCGGCCTGATCCTCGGCGCCGACAGCTGA
- a CDS encoding long-chain fatty acid--CoA ligase: protein MLSTMQDVPLLVTRILRHGMTIHGKSQVTTWTGEAEPQRRSFAEIGNRATRLAGALRDALGVQQDERVATLMWNNAEHVEAYFAIPSMGAVLHTLNLRLPPEQLVFIVNHAADRVVLVNGTLLPLLAPLLPHLPTIEHVVVTGIGDRSALEGLNVRVHEYEELLDDASDSFDWPELDERQAAAMCYTSGTTGEPKGVVFSHRSVYLHSMQVNMAESMGLTDRDTTLVVVPQFHVNAWGLPHATFMTGINMLMPDRFLQPAPLAEMIEREKPTHAAAVPTIWQGLLAEVTANPRDLTSMKQVTIGGSACPPALMEAYDKLGVRVCHAWGMTETSPLGTMAHPPAGLSAEEEWPYRITQGRFPAGVEARLIGPAGDLLPWDGESAGELEVRGNWIASSYYGGASGESFRPDDKFSADGWLKTGDVGVISADGFLTLTDRAKDVIKSGGEWISSVDLENALMAHPEVAEAAVVAVPDEKWGERPLATVVLKEGASVNYTGLREFLSRTVAKWQLPERWTFIEAVPKTSVGKFDKKVIRKQYADGALDVTKLD, encoded by the coding sequence TTGCTCAGCACCATGCAGGACGTACCGCTCCTCGTCACCCGCATACTCCGACACGGGATGACGATCCACGGGAAGTCCCAGGTCACGACCTGGACCGGGGAGGCCGAGCCGCAGCGCCGCAGCTTCGCCGAGATCGGCAACCGCGCCACCCGTCTTGCCGGCGCGCTGCGCGACGCGCTCGGAGTGCAGCAGGACGAGCGGGTCGCCACCCTGATGTGGAACAACGCCGAGCACGTCGAGGCGTACTTCGCGATCCCCTCCATGGGCGCGGTCCTGCACACCCTCAACCTGCGGCTCCCTCCTGAGCAGCTGGTCTTCATCGTCAACCACGCCGCCGACCGGGTGGTACTGGTCAACGGCACGCTGCTGCCCCTGCTCGCGCCGCTGCTGCCGCACCTGCCGACCATCGAGCACGTGGTGGTCACCGGCATCGGCGACCGCTCCGCGCTCGAAGGCCTGAACGTGCGCGTGCACGAGTACGAGGAGCTCCTCGACGACGCCTCCGACAGCTTCGACTGGCCCGAGCTGGACGAGCGCCAGGCCGCGGCGATGTGCTACACCTCCGGCACCACCGGGGAGCCCAAGGGCGTCGTCTTCTCCCACCGCTCGGTCTACCTGCACTCCATGCAGGTCAACATGGCCGAGTCGATGGGCCTGACGGACCGGGACACCACTCTCGTCGTGGTCCCGCAGTTCCATGTGAACGCCTGGGGGCTGCCGCACGCCACCTTCATGACCGGTATCAACATGCTGATGCCGGACCGCTTCCTGCAGCCCGCCCCGCTCGCGGAGATGATCGAGCGGGAGAAGCCCACGCACGCCGCGGCCGTCCCCACCATCTGGCAGGGACTGCTGGCCGAGGTCACCGCCAACCCGCGCGACCTGACTTCGATGAAGCAGGTCACCATCGGCGGTTCGGCCTGTCCGCCCGCCCTGATGGAGGCGTACGACAAGCTCGGAGTCCGTGTCTGCCACGCCTGGGGCATGACCGAGACCTCGCCGCTGGGCACGATGGCGCACCCGCCGGCCGGCCTGAGCGCCGAGGAGGAGTGGCCCTACCGGATCACCCAGGGCCGTTTCCCGGCGGGCGTCGAGGCCCGGCTGATCGGCCCCGCCGGAGACCTCCTGCCCTGGGACGGGGAGTCCGCGGGCGAGCTGGAGGTGCGCGGCAACTGGATCGCTAGCTCCTACTACGGCGGCGCGTCCGGCGAATCCTTCCGGCCCGACGACAAGTTCAGCGCCGACGGCTGGCTCAAGACCGGCGATGTCGGCGTGATCAGCGCAGACGGTTTCCTCACCCTCACCGACCGCGCCAAGGACGTCATCAAGTCCGGCGGTGAGTGGATCTCCAGCGTGGACCTGGAGAACGCGCTGATGGCGCACCCCGAGGTCGCCGAGGCCGCCGTCGTCGCCGTTCCCGACGAGAAGTGGGGAGAGCGCCCGCTGGCCACGGTCGTCCTCAAGGAGGGCGCGAGCGTGAACTACACGGGTCTGCGCGAGTTCCTCTCCCGGACCGTCGCCAAGTGGCAGCTGCCGGAGCGCTGGACGTTCATCGAGGCAGTGCCGAAGACCAGTGTCGGCAAGTTCGACAAAAAGGTGATCCGCAAGCAGTACGCGGACGGCGCGCTGGACGTGACCAAGCTCGACTGA
- a CDS encoding antibiotic biosynthesis monooxygenase produces the protein MAIINTSEHTVPADNGEVNLLIARQVEPGHEETFEAWAHGILETAAGFPDHLGYGLFRPATEGGPWFLVHRFRNQAAFQRWQDSPERAQWFANCLGHHHTEIARRELHGMETWFAKPGTTRPAPPRWKMAISSGLAIFPISLIGNAVLGPYLVNLHFVLRTAAFAVVFSTLMTYVAMPAVSRLLRPWLTRG, from the coding sequence ATGGCCATCATCAACACGAGCGAGCACACCGTCCCCGCCGACAACGGGGAGGTGAACCTGCTCATCGCACGGCAGGTGGAGCCCGGCCACGAGGAGACCTTCGAGGCCTGGGCCCACGGCATCCTGGAGACCGCCGCGGGCTTCCCGGACCACCTCGGGTACGGACTCTTCCGGCCGGCGACGGAGGGCGGGCCGTGGTTCCTGGTCCACCGCTTCCGCAATCAGGCCGCGTTCCAGCGCTGGCAGGACTCCCCGGAGCGGGCGCAGTGGTTCGCCAACTGCCTCGGCCACCACCACACGGAGATAGCCCGCCGGGAACTGCACGGCATGGAGACCTGGTTCGCCAAGCCGGGTACGACCCGGCCCGCGCCGCCTCGGTGGAAGATGGCGATCAGCTCGGGGCTGGCAATCTTCCCGATCTCACTGATCGGCAACGCGGTGCTCGGGCCGTACCTGGTCAATCTGCACTTCGTGTTGCGGACGGCCGCCTTCGCCGTCGTGTTCAGCACCCTGATGACCTACGTGGCCATGCCCGCAGTCAGTAGGCTGCTGCGGCCATGGCTCACCCGGGGTTAG
- a CDS encoding MaoC family dehydratase, with the protein MNIGDTLPPLEIPVTRTLIVAGAIASRDYQDVHHDAALAQEKGSPDIFMNILTTNGLVGRYVTDHLGPHAVLRKVAIRLGAPNYPGDTMTLTGTVTDVSVTAASGATASGTTVEIRVVGANGLGHHVTGTVTAEVPA; encoded by the coding sequence ATGAACATCGGCGACACGCTCCCGCCACTGGAGATCCCGGTCACCCGCACGCTGATCGTTGCGGGCGCGATCGCCTCCCGCGACTACCAGGACGTGCACCACGACGCGGCGCTCGCGCAGGAGAAGGGCTCCCCGGACATCTTCATGAACATCCTGACCACGAACGGCCTGGTCGGCCGCTACGTCACCGACCACCTCGGGCCGCACGCCGTCCTGCGCAAGGTGGCCATCCGCCTGGGCGCCCCCAACTACCCCGGCGACACGATGACCCTCACCGGCACCGTCACCGACGTCTCCGTCACCGCTGCGTCCGGGGCCACCGCCTCCGGAACCACCGTCGAGATCCGGGTCGTCGGGGCCAACGGCCTCGGGCACCACGTCACGGGAACGGTCACCGCGGAGGTGCCGGCATGA
- a CDS encoding acyl-CoA dehydrogenase family protein: MDFHSTEEQAAAAGLAARIFSDLATHERLAEAGTGSDAELWKALTAAGLIAAVEEIGLLGLVLLLEEQGRTTAQVPYAATCVYGILPVAAHGSPDQRARLLPALGTGEAVATGAFPARGRITAEGCRLTGTAPAVPWLRDATHVLVPDTDRALWLVRTDAPGVRTSPVETTAPWSAGRLVLTAAEGERLGSEGAYEGTLAAARTAFAGLQAGVCAGSLARAVEYTSTREQFGRPLSTHQGVMLRAADAHMDTEAIRVTTYEAAWRIDQGLPAHEHALTAAWWASEAGKRVVHAGQHLHGGMGADLDHPVHRHFLWGRQLDAYLGCGSELLAELGAAIAEGEQA; this comes from the coding sequence ATGGACTTCCACTCCACCGAGGAGCAGGCCGCCGCGGCCGGTCTCGCCGCTCGGATCTTCTCCGATCTCGCCACCCACGAGCGCCTCGCCGAAGCCGGCACCGGCAGCGACGCCGAGCTGTGGAAGGCACTCACCGCGGCCGGACTGATCGCCGCGGTCGAGGAGATCGGCCTGCTCGGGCTGGTCCTGCTACTGGAGGAACAGGGCCGCACCACCGCACAGGTCCCGTACGCCGCCACCTGCGTGTACGGGATCCTTCCCGTGGCCGCGCACGGCAGCCCCGATCAGCGTGCCCGCCTGCTGCCCGCCCTCGGCACGGGTGAGGCCGTGGCCACCGGTGCGTTCCCGGCGCGCGGCCGGATCACCGCCGAGGGCTGCCGGCTCACCGGGACCGCCCCCGCCGTGCCGTGGCTGCGCGACGCCACGCACGTACTGGTCCCGGACACGGACCGGGCGCTGTGGCTCGTACGGACTGACGCGCCCGGTGTGCGGACCTCCCCGGTGGAGACCACCGCCCCGTGGTCGGCGGGCCGGCTGGTGCTGACCGCGGCCGAGGGCGAGCGCCTCGGTTCGGAAGGTGCGTACGAGGGCACGCTCGCCGCCGCCCGTACCGCCTTCGCCGGGCTCCAGGCGGGCGTGTGCGCGGGCTCTCTCGCCCGCGCGGTGGAATACACCTCCACCCGGGAGCAGTTCGGCAGACCGCTCTCCACCCATCAAGGGGTCATGTTGCGCGCGGCCGACGCCCACATGGACACCGAGGCGATCCGGGTCACCACGTACGAGGCGGCCTGGCGCATCGACCAGGGCCTTCCGGCACACGAGCACGCGCTGACGGCCGCCTGGTGGGCCTCGGAGGCGGGCAAGCGGGTCGTGCACGCGGGCCAGCACCTGCACGGCGGCATGGGTGCCGACCTGGACCACCCCGTCCACCGGCACTTCCTGTGGGGACGCCAACTGGACGCCTATCTGGGCTGCGGCAGCGAACTGCTGGCCGAGCTCGGAGCTGCGATAGCCGAGGGAGAACAGGCATGA
- a CDS encoding acyl-CoA dehydrogenase family protein — translation MHLAPTEGQLRLRAELRAYFKDLLPDGLPDDPARQRELLRRIGADGLLGLGWPVEYGGRGRGADEQFVFFDEAYRAGAPVSMVTLNTVGPTLMKYGTEEQKDYFLPRILAGDVVFAIGYSEPEAGTDLAALRTRAVRDGSDWLIDGQKVFTSNAQNADWIWLACRTDPEAPKHKGISIILVPTYAPGFSWTPIDTVGGLTTTATYYDGVRVPAGHLVGPEHGGWGLITNQLNHERVALAAIGMQAEDFYAYARDYARTPDPVTGDRPADLPWVRSRLAEAHARLAAVRLLNWRLVQDVGSGALAPGDASGVKFLGTESTVEVYRMCQEVVGEEALIRGPAAFAGGELERMNRAAQINTFGGGVSEVQREIVAMMRLGMKGRKR, via the coding sequence GTGCACCTCGCCCCGACCGAAGGTCAGTTGCGGCTCCGCGCCGAACTGCGCGCGTACTTCAAGGACCTGCTACCGGACGGCCTCCCCGATGATCCGGCCCGCCAGCGCGAACTCCTGCGCCGCATAGGCGCCGACGGGCTCCTCGGCCTCGGTTGGCCCGTCGAGTACGGCGGCCGGGGACGGGGCGCCGACGAGCAGTTCGTCTTCTTCGACGAGGCCTACCGGGCCGGTGCCCCCGTCTCCATGGTCACCCTCAACACCGTCGGCCCGACCCTGATGAAGTACGGGACCGAGGAGCAGAAGGACTACTTCCTCCCCCGGATCCTGGCGGGTGACGTCGTCTTCGCCATCGGCTACTCCGAACCCGAGGCCGGCACCGACCTCGCCGCCCTGCGCACGCGCGCGGTCCGCGACGGATCCGACTGGCTGATCGACGGGCAGAAGGTGTTCACCTCCAACGCCCAGAACGCGGACTGGATCTGGCTCGCCTGCCGCACGGACCCCGAGGCCCCCAAACACAAGGGCATCTCGATCATCCTGGTGCCCACCTACGCCCCGGGCTTCTCCTGGACTCCGATCGACACCGTCGGCGGGCTCACCACCACGGCCACGTACTACGACGGCGTCCGCGTGCCCGCCGGCCATCTCGTCGGCCCCGAGCACGGCGGCTGGGGTCTGATCACCAACCAGCTCAACCACGAGCGCGTCGCCCTCGCAGCCATCGGCATGCAGGCCGAGGACTTCTACGCGTACGCGCGCGATTACGCCCGCACCCCCGACCCGGTCACCGGTGACCGCCCCGCGGACCTCCCCTGGGTGCGGTCCCGGCTCGCCGAGGCGCACGCACGGCTGGCCGCCGTACGCCTCCTCAACTGGCGGCTCGTCCAGGACGTGGGCAGCGGCGCACTGGCCCCCGGCGATGCCAGCGGGGTGAAGTTCCTCGGTACCGAGTCCACCGTCGAGGTGTACCGGATGTGCCAGGAGGTGGTGGGTGAGGAGGCCCTGATCCGCGGGCCCGCGGCGTTCGCGGGCGGCGAGCTCGAACGGATGAACCGGGCCGCCCAGATCAACACGTTCGGCGGCGGGGTCAGCGAGGTCCAGCGGGAGATCGTCGCCATGATGCGGCTCGGCATGAAGGGGAGGAAACGATGA